The following coding sequences lie in one Yoonia sp. G8-12 genomic window:
- the mnmH gene encoding tRNA 2-selenouridine(34) synthase MnmH, which produces MPIEFTSLKAILNHGFDTVIDVRSPAEFAEDHIPGAINLPALSNEQRAEVGTIYKQISPFDARKIGAGMVIRNVADHIDGPLMEKDGAWQPLVYCWRGGQRSGVFSTLLSEIGWRAQTVKGGYTSFRRLVKASLYDDPITHRFILLDGYTGTAKTEILPRLEARGVQVIDLEGLAGHRGSLLGGMPGGQPSQKAFETRFAVALSALDPARPVVIEAESSKIGRIALPASVWAAMLAAPRIIIQAPERARAAYLAKAYREVIEDPQVVKTKLAPLRRLRGHATVDRWIALSQEGALVDLSYALMVDHYDPSYAKSRRIDEREVLAEVTAEELDDAGQERAADAIAAAVSTF; this is translated from the coding sequence ATGCCGATTGAATTCACCAGCCTCAAAGCGATCCTGAACCACGGCTTTGACACCGTGATCGACGTACGTTCGCCTGCCGAATTCGCCGAAGATCATATTCCAGGCGCGATCAACCTGCCCGCCCTTTCAAATGAGCAGCGCGCCGAGGTCGGCACGATTTACAAGCAGATCAGCCCCTTTGATGCCCGCAAGATTGGGGCCGGCATGGTGATCCGCAATGTTGCCGATCATATTGATGGGCCGCTGATGGAAAAGGATGGCGCGTGGCAGCCCCTTGTCTATTGCTGGCGCGGTGGCCAGCGGTCGGGCGTATTTTCGACCCTGCTGTCCGAGATCGGCTGGCGCGCCCAAACCGTCAAAGGTGGCTACACGTCGTTTCGCCGATTGGTAAAGGCCAGCCTTTATGACGATCCAATAACGCACCGTTTCATTTTGCTCGATGGCTATACCGGTACTGCCAAGACCGAGATTTTGCCGCGCCTTGAAGCGCGCGGTGTGCAGGTAATTGATCTGGAAGGGCTTGCTGGACATCGCGGCTCGCTGCTCGGGGGTATGCCCGGGGGGCAGCCATCACAAAAGGCATTTGAGACCCGTTTTGCCGTGGCGCTGAGTGCGCTGGACCCTGCACGCCCTGTGGTGATTGAGGCCGAAAGCAGCAAGATCGGTCGGATCGCTTTGCCTGCCTCGGTTTGGGCGGCGATGCTGGCCGCGCCACGCATTATTATTCAAGCGCCTGAACGCGCTCGTGCCGCATACCTCGCCAAGGCCTATCGTGAAGTGATCGAAGATCCGCAGGTTGTGAAGACTAAATTGGCACCGCTGCGCCGCCTGCGCGGTCACGCTACTGTGGACCGCTGGATCGCACTGTCGCAAGAAGGCGCGCTGGTTGATCTGTCATATGCGCTGATGGTGGATCACTACGATCCGTCCTACGCAAAATCGCGCCGCATTGATGAGCGCGAGGTCTTGGCTGAGGTGACCGCAGAAGAACTGGATGACGCTGGACAGGAACGCGCAGCCGACGCGATTGCTGCGGCTGTTAGCACGTTTTAA